Within the Mucilaginibacter sp. CSA2-8R genome, the region AACTGGCGGCTGATGGTTTTAAAACGGTAGTTATTATTGATCCTGGTATCCGTGTGGACGATAACTATTCCGTTTTTCGTGAGGGTAAGGCTAAGCGATATTTCTGTCGGCGCAGTGATGATTATTTTATGGAGGGGCATGTATGGCCAGGCCGTTGCCAGTTTCCGGATTTTACCAATCCCGAAGTGCGCGAATGGTGGGGGACCCTGTTTGACGAATTAGTGCAAATGGGTGTAGCCGGCGTTTGGAATGATATGAACGAGCCGGCTGTGTTTGGTTCGGGTACATTCCCGGATGATGTGAGGCACCAGTTTGACGGTTACCGTGGCTCGCACCGCAAGGCGCATAACGTATACGGCATGCAAATGGTACGTGCCACCTACGAGGGAATGCGTAAGCTGATGAAAAACAAAAGGCCGTTTACCATCACCCGTGCGGGCTATTCTGGCGTACAGCGTTTTACCTCGGTATGGACGGGTGACAATGTAGCCTCATGGGAGCATTTGCGTTTAGGTAACGTACAATGCCAAAGATTATCAATGTCGGGTATTCCGTTTTGTGGTACTGATATCGGCGGTTTTAGCGGCGAGCCTGACGGCGAATTGTTTACCCGCTGGATACAGATGGGAACTTTCTCTCCATTTATGCGCGCCCACTCTGCCGGTGATACCAAAGAGCGTGAGCCCTGGAGCTTTGGCGAACCGTACACTGCCATCAACCGTAAATTTATAGAGTTACGTTATAAATTACTGCCTTACTTATATTCTACATTTTGGGAGCATCATCGTTACGGGTTTCCGATACTGCGTCCGGTGGTAATGCAGGAGCAGGGCGAAATTAACAATCAGGCCCGCCAGGACGAATTTACCTACGGTGATAAAATTTTGGTTTGCCCGGTAATGGAGCCTAACCAGCGCAGCCGCCGCGTGTACTTGCCTAAGGGCCGCTGGTTTAATTACTGGGACAATACCGAGGCAGAAGGCGGTAAAGAAGTAGAGGTAGCTACGCCGCTCGAAACTATTCCAATTTTCATTAAAGCCGGTTCGATAATACCCGAATACCCGGTTATGCAGTACGTGGGCGAAAAGGAAATAGAGGAGGTTAAGCTCAAAGTATATTACAGCGAAACCGAAGCTAACTCTTTCTTTTTTGAAGACTACGGCGAAACCTTTGCTTACGAGCAGGACATATATTCAGAAAAGAAATTTGTGGTAAGCGGTAAGCCAACGTCCATGACTATACAACAAACCATGGAAGGCCTGTATACACCGCGTTATGAGAAATACCATTTTGCGGTGGCGGGTTTACCCTTTAAGCCATCAAAAATTATAGCCGATGGTAAAGAGGTTGCAGACTTTACGTTTAATGAGCAAAAAGTGCTCGACTTTAAGTTTACCAAAAACTTTAAGCAGATCGAAGTTTTATAACGTCGCCTTAATAGTCAAAAAGAAAAAGGTGCCCGAGTTAATCAGGCACCTTTTTCTGTTAGGTTAATTTGTTAAATGCAGTTAATATAGATACACGGCTAAGTAAAGCGGTGTTTTTAATTTTTATAAACGTCCTTAATCCACTATTTATAGGTGTCTTTTTTTACTTTTGGTGTAACCGGGCACTTTGCTGTCGCGTCATACATAAAAATTCAGATCATGAAAAAGCACCTTTACTTTTTGCCCATCCTGTTACTATTAATAGGCGTAATTACATTGCCAGCATGTCATATAGGGTGCATTAAAGGCTCAGGGAAAAAAGTGAACGAAAGTAGAATGGTGGGCTCGTTCTCTAAATTAGATATTTCGGGCGAGTTTAAGATAAACCTGAAGCAGGATAGCGGTCATGCGGTAACTGTTATGGCAGATGATAACCTGATGAAATATATCAAAACAGAAGTGAGCGGAGATAAGCTGCGCGTTTTTACCCGGAAAAATTTTTGTAGCGAAAATGTTATTACAGTTACTATTCCTGTAAAGCAGCTAAGTGAGATCAAAGGATCGGGCGCAGTAACACTAACATCTGATGGTCGTATCAATACGCAAAATTTTAAAATGGAACTTTCGGGTGTTAGCAAAGTAGATATGGACTTAAGCGCCGCCGACGTGCAAACCAAAGTTAGTGGTGCAGCCGAGATATCTTTGAAAGGGCAGGCCGCCTCACACAAAGTGGAAGTTGCGGGTATCAGCAAATTGCATGCTTTCGATTTTGTTGTTGGCAATTATAACATTCAAACCTCAGGCTCGGGTAATTGCGAAATCAACGTGCTTAAAACATTAATTGTACATACCAGCGGCGCTGCCGACATTAAATATAAAGGCAATCCATCCAGTATTGAGTCTGAGAAATCCGGAGCTTCTAAACTCGTTAAAGTACAATAATAGGCCAAACTACATTGGCGGTGTTGGCGGCAATGGGTTGGGGATAGGATTAGGCCGGCTGTTGGGTACCGGCGATGGAGTAAGTTTGGCCTGAGGCGAAGTCCCGGTCGAGTCGTTGTTGGCTGTATTGGTAGGTACCGCGCTATTTTTTGAAAGTGTTACTTTACGTTTTGTTTTACAACCAGTACCGGCTAAAATAAAAAATGCTGCTACAGTGCAGGCGCTTAAGGCAATCTTCTTCATATCAGGTGTATTGGTGTTTAACGTTTAACGTCGCGTTTGGTTTAAGCTCTTATATAGCGGTATAAAAAACGAATACCGTCGCCAGTTTTATGGTCGAGTCTTTTGGTATGCTGTCACTAATCACCATAAACGCGGTTGTTGTAATAGTATAATCGTTCTTTGTTTTTGCATGATTGCCGAGAGGCTTAATTACAGTATATAGTGTAGCTAAGCAACTGATGATTAAGTAGCTGAAATAAAAAATTAATTACTTACCTTTGCGCTCCAAATCCGGCGTTGGTTGCTTTGAGCAGCCGCTGGTGATAAACTACATTACAAGGTATAAATTATGAATATATCACAGGAAAAGCAAGATAACCTGAATGCGGTTATCAAAATCAACATCAACGCTGAAGATTATCAGGCACGTGTAGATAAAGCAATTAAAGATCAGGCTAAAAAAGCACAGATACCGGGTTTTCGTAAAGGTATGGTACCTGCTTCGCATATTAAGCGCATGTACGGTAAAAGCATACTGGTTGATGAGATTAACAACCTGTTATCAGATACCCTGAACAACTACTTAAGCGAGCAGCAATTAGAAGTATTAGGTCAGCCGCTGCCAAAGGTGGATGACAGCAAAGAATATAACTGGGATTTTGCCGATAACTTTGAGTTTAACTACGAAGTTGGTTTGGCACCAGAATTTAATGTTGACATTACCTCTGCCGATCAGTTAACCAACTATAAAATTAAAGTAGATGACGAAACGTTAGCGTCACGCATCAGTAACCTGCGCCGTAGCTATGGTAAGATGACAAACCCTGACGTATCGGCAGATAATGACGTGCTTTATGCCGAATTAAAACAACTTTCGCCGGATGGTTCTGTTTTTGAAGGTGGTATCAGCAATACAGCTTCTGTACGTTTAGATCAAATCCAGGACGAAGCCATCAAAAATTCTTTGATTGGTTTGAAAAAAGATGATGTTGTTGAATTTGATATCCAGAAGGCATTTAACAACGAGCCTGCTCGTATTGCTGCTTTACTGAAAATAGACGAAGCTGCTGCTGCTGATTTAAAATCAAATTTCCAGTTAACGGTTAAAAACGTTAACCGTTTAGAAGAATCAGATTTGGATCAGGCGTTCTTTGACAAAATTTTTGGTGAGGGTGTGGTAACTACCGAAGAGGAGTTCCGTACTAAAATTACTGAAGAACTGGAAAACATGATGGTACAGGATGCAGACAACAAACTGCAAAGCGAAATGTACAATTATGTGCTTAACAAAGTTAACTTTGAATTGCCCGACGAGTTTTTGAAACGCTGGTTAAAAGCCACTAATGAGAAACTGAGTGACGAGGAGTTACATGGTGGTTATGATGATTTTGCTAAAAACCTCAAATGGACTTTAATTGGCAATAAGATCATGCGCGATAACAACATCCAAGTTC harbors:
- the tig gene encoding trigger factor is translated as MNISQEKQDNLNAVIKININAEDYQARVDKAIKDQAKKAQIPGFRKGMVPASHIKRMYGKSILVDEINNLLSDTLNNYLSEQQLEVLGQPLPKVDDSKEYNWDFADNFEFNYEVGLAPEFNVDITSADQLTNYKIKVDDETLASRISNLRRSYGKMTNPDVSADNDVLYAELKQLSPDGSVFEGGISNTASVRLDQIQDEAIKNSLIGLKKDDVVEFDIQKAFNNEPARIAALLKIDEAAAADLKSNFQLTVKNVNRLEESDLDQAFFDKIFGEGVVTTEEEFRTKITEELENMMVQDADNKLQSEMYNYVLNKVNFELPDEFLKRWLKATNEKLSDEELHGGYDDFAKNLKWTLIGNKIMRDNNIQVQYEEVLDLAKQRIDAQFRMYSPQPISEEQLSQYAVQFLQDKENANRIFEEAKSLKVFEFLKGVFSLNEQEIAYDEFSKLAQA
- a CDS encoding glycoside hydrolase family 31 protein, which produces MEQNTTPAEPTPESPAVKLIEQEEEVFQHVNNPVANLKPIVKKYLASPNHVEQKGNKFLISDGEATVEVIVITDEIIRVRMAPHSVFLEDFSYAVPKLQAKVSVFHLHDEPDEYRISTNTVNCHISKKDFLISFSDSQSHITSKDAVPMHWEENVQFGGYYVFGTKECHPEEAFYGLGDKPTDLNLRGKRLVNWNTDAYSFAWNQDPIYRSIPFYISLNEGIAHGIFFDNTFKAHFDFGAEDRSKTSFWADGGELQYYYIHGPHMMDVVKRYHLLTGTHPMPPLWALGYHQCRWSYYPESKVRKVATGFRENKIPCDGIYLDIDYMDGYRCFTWNRKYFPDPKKMIKELAADGFKTVVIIDPGIRVDDNYSVFREGKAKRYFCRRSDDYFMEGHVWPGRCQFPDFTNPEVREWWGTLFDELVQMGVAGVWNDMNEPAVFGSGTFPDDVRHQFDGYRGSHRKAHNVYGMQMVRATYEGMRKLMKNKRPFTITRAGYSGVQRFTSVWTGDNVASWEHLRLGNVQCQRLSMSGIPFCGTDIGGFSGEPDGELFTRWIQMGTFSPFMRAHSAGDTKEREPWSFGEPYTAINRKFIELRYKLLPYLYSTFWEHHRYGFPILRPVVMQEQGEINNQARQDEFTYGDKILVCPVMEPNQRSRRVYLPKGRWFNYWDNTEAEGGKEVEVATPLETIPIFIKAGSIIPEYPVMQYVGEKEIEEVKLKVYYSETEANSFFFEDYGETFAYEQDIYSEKKFVVSGKPTSMTIQQTMEGLYTPRYEKYHFAVAGLPFKPSKIIADGKEVADFTFNEQKVLDFKFTKNFKQIEVL
- a CDS encoding head GIN domain-containing protein encodes the protein MKKHLYFLPILLLLIGVITLPACHIGCIKGSGKKVNESRMVGSFSKLDISGEFKINLKQDSGHAVTVMADDNLMKYIKTEVSGDKLRVFTRKNFCSENVITVTIPVKQLSEIKGSGAVTLTSDGRINTQNFKMELSGVSKVDMDLSAADVQTKVSGAAEISLKGQAASHKVEVAGISKLHAFDFVVGNYNIQTSGSGNCEINVLKTLIVHTSGAADIKYKGNPSSIESEKSGASKLVKVQ